In one Pseudomonas fitomaticsae genomic region, the following are encoded:
- the csrA gene encoding carbon storage regulator CsrA, with amino-acid sequence MLILTRKVGESINIGDDITITILGVSGQQVRIGINAPKNVAVHREEIYQRIQAGLTAPDKPQTP; translated from the coding sequence ATGCTGATACTCACCCGCAAAGTCGGTGAAAGCATAAACATTGGTGATGACATCACGATCACCATTCTCGGCGTCAGCGGCCAGCAAGTTCGAATCGGCATCAATGCTCCGAAGAACGTTGCAGTGCATCGGGAAGAGATCTACCAGCGCATCCAGGCTGGCCTGACCGCACCGGACAAGCCACAAACGCCCTGA
- a CDS encoding SPOR domain-containing protein, whose protein sequence is MRKLVWVVAALALAGCGEGKSVDAQKPKPAVVTAPAAVGPQWDLEVRGETPQAVSDLSGWLIEHAFVASVIKDASGKTRILLGPFNSKADAEARQADVNAALVKAKKQNIETLVIERTAAQ, encoded by the coding sequence GTGCGCAAATTGGTCTGGGTAGTCGCGGCACTGGCATTGGCGGGATGTGGCGAAGGCAAGAGTGTGGATGCGCAAAAGCCGAAACCGGCGGTGGTAACGGCGCCTGCTGCGGTGGGCCCGCAGTGGGATCTCGAAGTGCGCGGTGAAACCCCTCAGGCCGTCAGCGACCTCAGCGGCTGGCTGATCGAGCATGCCTTTGTCGCCAGTGTCATCAAGGACGCCAGCGGCAAGACCCGGATCCTGCTCGGCCCTTTCAATTCCAAGGCTGACGCCGAGGCTCGCCAGGCGGATGTGAATGCGGCGCTAGTCAAGGCGAAGAAGCAGAACATCGAAACGCTGGTGATCGAGCGCACGGCGGCGCAATAA
- a CDS encoding siderophore-interacting protein, whose protein sequence is MASANPYKLFDVVLRHKHQLSPHLMRITLASPVVTEMATWAPDQRVKLFFPAADGSPSRLAQGEGWYARFRSMLVNRRPAMRTYTIRHLRAELGEVDIDFVLHGETGPASRWALRAQPGESMQILAPDSRFSAQEAGGFEWKPPQTLKQLLLVADATALPAAIGILDELATLAEPPQTQAFFEVDSREDMLVVPDWPGLSVQWLIRDHATAGTLMVEAVRQATLPVDASPAGQAVELADVDIEEEILWEIADTASEGFYGWIAGESAAVMSLRKYLIKERGIPRESLNLMGYWRYNKSGG, encoded by the coding sequence ATGGCCTCCGCCAATCCTTACAAGTTGTTCGACGTTGTTTTGCGTCACAAGCATCAGCTGAGCCCGCATCTCATGCGGATCACGCTCGCAAGTCCGGTAGTCACCGAAATGGCGACCTGGGCGCCGGATCAGAGAGTGAAACTGTTTTTCCCTGCGGCCGATGGATCGCCCTCCAGGCTGGCGCAGGGGGAGGGATGGTACGCCCGTTTCCGCTCGATGCTGGTCAATCGCCGTCCGGCGATGCGCACCTACACCATCCGTCACTTGCGCGCCGAGCTGGGTGAAGTCGATATCGATTTCGTTCTGCATGGCGAAACCGGCCCGGCTTCCCGTTGGGCGTTGCGAGCGCAGCCTGGCGAGTCGATGCAGATTTTGGCCCCCGACAGCCGATTCTCGGCACAGGAGGCGGGGGGATTTGAATGGAAACCTCCGCAAACGCTCAAGCAACTTCTGCTGGTCGCCGACGCCACAGCGTTGCCGGCCGCCATCGGGATTCTGGACGAGCTGGCGACACTGGCTGAACCGCCGCAGACGCAGGCGTTTTTTGAAGTCGACAGTCGTGAAGACATGTTGGTGGTTCCTGACTGGCCCGGACTTTCGGTGCAATGGCTGATCCGCGATCACGCGACTGCCGGCACGTTGATGGTGGAAGCCGTGCGGCAGGCGACGTTGCCTGTCGATGCATCGCCGGCTGGGCAAGCGGTCGAGCTGGCGGATGTCGACATCGAAGAAGAGATTCTTTGGGAGATCGCCGATACGGCCAGCGAGGGCTTCTATGGCTGGATCGCCGGAGAATCCGCTGCGGTCATGAGTCTTCGCAAGTACCTGATCAAGGAGCGTGGCATCCCTCGCGAGTCACTCAATCTGATGGGGTACTGGCGTTACAACAAGTCCGGCGGTTGA
- a CDS encoding endonuclease gives MILRFAAVLLLLISLGAQAGAPRTFTEAKKVAWKLYAPQSTEFYCGCKYTGNKVDLAACGYVPRKNAKRASRIEWEHIVPAWQFGHQRQCWQEGGRKNCTRYDPSYQKAEADLHNLVPSIGEVNGDRSNFSYGWLPVEKGQYGSCLTQVDFKAKKVMPRPSIRGMIARTYFYMSKQYGLRLSKQDRQLYEAWDKTYPVQDWERQRNQSVACVMGRGNEFVGPVNLKACG, from the coding sequence ATGATTCTGCGTTTTGCTGCTGTGCTGTTGCTGTTGATTTCCCTGGGTGCGCAAGCTGGCGCGCCACGTACGTTCACCGAGGCCAAGAAAGTCGCCTGGAAGCTGTACGCCCCACAATCCACCGAGTTCTATTGCGGGTGCAAATACACCGGCAACAAGGTCGATCTGGCCGCCTGCGGCTATGTCCCACGCAAGAACGCCAAGCGGGCGTCCCGCATCGAATGGGAGCATATCGTTCCCGCGTGGCAATTCGGTCATCAGCGTCAATGCTGGCAGGAAGGCGGTCGCAAGAATTGCACCCGCTACGACCCGAGTTATCAGAAAGCCGAAGCCGACCTGCACAATCTGGTGCCGAGCATCGGCGAGGTGAATGGCGACCGCAGCAACTTCAGTTACGGTTGGTTGCCGGTCGAAAAGGGTCAGTACGGCTCCTGCCTGACTCAGGTCGACTTCAAGGCGAAGAAGGTCATGCCCCGCCCTTCGATCCGCGGCATGATCGCCCGCACCTACTTTTACATGAGCAAACAATACGGCTTGCGCTTGTCGAAGCAGGATCGGCAACTGTACGAAGCCTGGGACAAGACTTACCCGGTGCAAGACTGGGAGCGCCAGCGTAACCAGAGCGTGGCGTGCGTGATGGGACGCGGCAACGAATTTGTCGGCCCGGTGAACCTGAAAGCCTGCGGTTGA
- a CDS encoding DUF1654 domain-containing protein, whose product MHVQLNKDNLVATSPDAPDAYERMGMRVQKIINSPTAQKAKAALIFRLPDEPADDWERLLEEIDENDNVTLAYRDDGGVQIFWVVPKED is encoded by the coding sequence ATGCACGTACAGCTTAATAAGGATAACCTCGTGGCCACTTCCCCTGATGCTCCTGACGCTTACGAACGCATGGGCATGCGCGTTCAAAAAATCATCAACTCCCCCACCGCACAAAAAGCCAAAGCCGCACTGATCTTCCGCCTTCCGGACGAGCCGGCGGATGACTGGGAGCGCTTGTTGGAAGAAATCGACGAGAACGACAACGTCACCCTCGCCTACCGCGATGATGGCGGCGTGCAGATTTTCTGGGTTGTGCCGAAGGAAGATTGA
- a CDS encoding asparaginase, which translates to MTSALKNFVPGALALLLLLPTALQAKEAETQAKLANVVVLATGGTIAGAGASAANSATYQAAKVGVEQLIAGIPELSTLANVRGEQVMQIASESITNENLLQLGRRVSELADSKDVDGIVITHGTDTLEETAYFLNLVEKTDKPIIVVGSMRPGTAMSADGMLNLYNAVAVASSKEARGKGVLVTLNDEIQSGRDVSKMINIKTEAFKSAWGPLGMVVEGKSYWFRLPAKRHTMDSEFDIKNIKSLPDVEIAYSYGNVSDTAYKALAQSGAKAIIHAGTGNGSVSSRVVPTLQALRKDGVQIIRSSHVNAGGFVLRNAEQPDDKYDWVVAHDLNPQKARILAMVALTKTNDSKELQRMFWEY; encoded by the coding sequence ATGACATCTGCTTTGAAGAATTTCGTTCCGGGCGCTTTGGCCCTCCTCCTGCTCCTGCCAACCGCCCTCCAGGCAAAAGAAGCTGAAACCCAGGCCAAACTGGCCAACGTGGTGGTACTGGCCACCGGTGGCACCATTGCCGGGGCGGGCGCCAGCGCCGCCAACAGCGCGACCTATCAGGCCGCGAAAGTGGGCGTCGAACAATTGATCGCCGGCATTCCCGAACTGAGCACGCTGGCCAATGTGCGTGGCGAACAGGTCATGCAAATCGCCTCGGAAAGCATCACCAACGAAAACCTCCTGCAACTGGGTCGTCGCGTCTCCGAACTGGCCGACAGCAAAGACGTCGATGGCATCGTTATCACCCACGGCACCGATACGCTGGAAGAGACTGCGTACTTTCTGAATCTGGTGGAAAAAACCGACAAACCGATCATCGTCGTCGGCTCCATGCGCCCGGGCACCGCCATGTCGGCGGACGGCATGCTGAACCTGTACAACGCCGTGGCCGTCGCCAGCAGTAAAGAAGCGCGCGGCAAAGGCGTACTGGTAACCCTGAACGATGAAATCCAGTCGGGTCGCGATGTCAGCAAGATGATCAACATCAAGACCGAAGCCTTCAAAAGCGCCTGGGGTCCGCTCGGCATGGTGGTAGAAGGCAAATCCTACTGGTTCCGCCTTCCGGCCAAGCGCCACACCATGGATTCGGAATTCGACATCAAAAACATCAAGAGCCTTCCTGATGTAGAAATCGCCTATTCCTACGGCAATGTCAGCGACACGGCCTACAAGGCCCTCGCCCAGTCCGGCGCCAAGGCGATCATTCATGCCGGCACCGGCAATGGTTCGGTCTCGTCCCGCGTGGTTCCGACCCTGCAAGCGCTGCGCAAGGATGGCGTGCAGATCATTCGCTCGTCTCACGTCAATGCCGGTGGTTTCGTTCTACGCAACGCCGAACAGCCTGACGACAAATACGACTGGGTGGTTGCTCACGACCTGAACCCGCAGAAAGCCCGCATTCTGGCCATGGTCGCGCTGACCAAGACCAACGACAGCAAAGAGCTGCAACGGATGTTCTGGGAATACTGA
- a CDS encoding sugar ABC transporter substrate-binding protein, with protein MKLPFAGRLLAVAMLAAASAALPVSSAFAESPEKPKVALVMKSLANEFFLTMEDGAKAYQKEHSADFDLISNGIKDETDTAGQTRIVEQMILAKVNALVIAPSDSKAMVPVIKKAVDAGITVINIDNQLDPAVIKSKNISVPFVGPDNRKGARLVGEYLAKQLKAGDEVGIIEGVSTTTNAQQRTAGFKDAMEAAQIKVVSLQSGDWEIDKGNKVAASILSEYPDVKALLAGNDSMAVGAVSAVRAAGKAGQVQVVGYDNINAIKPMLKDGRVLATADQFAAKQAVFGIETALKIIKGEKVDSGANGVIETPVELVTK; from the coding sequence ATGAAGCTGCCATTCGCTGGACGTCTTCTTGCTGTCGCCATGCTGGCTGCCGCATCCGCCGCACTGCCTGTCTCTTCGGCTTTCGCCGAATCCCCTGAAAAACCCAAAGTCGCCCTGGTCATGAAATCCCTGGCCAACGAATTCTTCCTGACCATGGAAGACGGCGCCAAGGCCTACCAGAAAGAACATTCCGCTGATTTCGACCTGATCTCCAACGGCATCAAGGACGAAACTGATACGGCGGGGCAGACGCGCATCGTCGAGCAGATGATTCTGGCGAAGGTCAACGCGCTGGTCATCGCACCGTCTGATTCCAAGGCGATGGTGCCGGTGATCAAGAAAGCCGTCGATGCCGGTATCACCGTGATCAACATCGACAACCAGCTTGATCCGGCCGTGATCAAAAGCAAGAACATCAGCGTTCCTTTCGTAGGCCCGGACAACCGCAAAGGCGCGCGTCTGGTGGGCGAGTACCTGGCCAAACAACTGAAGGCCGGTGACGAAGTCGGCATCATTGAAGGCGTTTCCACGACGACCAACGCCCAGCAACGTACCGCTGGCTTCAAGGATGCGATGGAAGCTGCACAGATCAAGGTTGTCTCCCTGCAGTCCGGCGATTGGGAAATCGACAAGGGCAACAAGGTGGCCGCTTCGATTCTCAGCGAGTACCCGGACGTCAAGGCGCTGCTGGCCGGTAACGACAGCATGGCCGTGGGCGCCGTTTCCGCCGTGCGCGCTGCCGGCAAGGCCGGTCAGGTGCAGGTGGTCGGTTACGACAATATCAATGCCATCAAGCCCATGCTGAAGGACGGCCGCGTTCTGGCGACTGCCGACCAGTTCGCCGCGAAGCAAGCGGTGTTTGGCATCGAGACCGCGCTGAAAATCATCAAGGGCGAGAAAGTCGACAGTGGTGCGAATGGCGTGATCGAAACGCCAGTAGAACTGGTCACCAAGTAA
- a CDS encoding sugar ABC transporter ATP-binding protein, which produces MSVSAPNAVLSVSGIGKTYAQPVLTGIDLTLMRGEVLALTGENGAGKSTLSKIIGGLVTPTTGQMQFQGREYRPGSRTQAEELGVRMVMQELNLLPTLSVAENLFLDNLPSNGGWISRKQLRKAAIEAMAQVGLDAIDPDTLVGELGIGHQQMVEIARNLIGDCHVLILDEPTAMLTAREVEMLFEQITRLQARGVSIIYISHRLEELARVAQRIAVLRDGNLVCVEPMANYNSEQLVTLMVGRELGEHIDLGARHIGAPALTVKGLTRSDKVRDVSFEVRAGEIFGISGLIGAGRTELLRLIFGADVADSGTVALGSPAKTVSIRSPVDAVRNGIALITEDRKGEGLLLSQSISANIALGNMPEISSGGFVNNGDETKLAQRQIDAMRIRSSSPTQLVSELSGGNQQKVVIGRWLERDCSVLLFDEPTRGIDVGAKFDIYALLGELTRQGKALVVVSSDLRELMLICDRIGVLSAGRLIDTFERDSWTQDDLLAAAFAGYQKRDALLNEAAPRDLP; this is translated from the coding sequence ATGTCAGTTTCCGCTCCGAACGCTGTCCTCTCGGTCAGCGGTATCGGCAAGACCTATGCGCAACCGGTTCTGACCGGCATCGACCTGACGTTGATGCGCGGCGAAGTGCTGGCGCTGACCGGTGAGAACGGTGCCGGCAAAAGCACCCTGTCGAAGATCATCGGCGGGCTGGTCACACCCACCACCGGCCAGATGCAGTTCCAGGGCAGGGAATATCGTCCCGGCAGCCGCACGCAGGCTGAAGAGCTGGGTGTGCGCATGGTCATGCAAGAGCTCAATCTGCTGCCGACGCTTTCGGTGGCAGAGAACCTGTTCCTCGACAACCTGCCGAGCAACGGTGGCTGGATCAGTCGCAAGCAGCTGCGCAAGGCCGCCATCGAAGCCATGGCTCAAGTCGGTCTCGATGCCATCGACCCGGACACGCTGGTCGGCGAGCTGGGCATCGGTCATCAGCAAATGGTCGAGATCGCTCGCAATCTGATCGGCGATTGTCATGTGCTGATCCTCGACGAACCGACCGCGATGCTGACCGCCCGTGAGGTCGAGATGCTCTTTGAGCAGATCACCCGGCTGCAGGCGCGCGGCGTCTCGATCATCTACATCTCCCATCGCCTCGAAGAACTGGCCCGGGTCGCACAGCGCATTGCCGTGCTGCGTGACGGCAACCTGGTATGCGTCGAGCCGATGGCCAATTACAACAGCGAGCAACTGGTCACCCTGATGGTCGGTCGCGAGCTGGGCGAGCATATCGATCTGGGGGCTCGCCATATCGGCGCGCCGGCCCTGACGGTCAAAGGCCTGACCCGCTCCGACAAGGTTCGCGACGTGTCCTTTGAGGTTCGCGCCGGTGAGATTTTTGGCATTTCGGGGCTGATCGGGGCAGGGCGCACCGAACTTTTGCGGCTGATCTTCGGTGCCGATGTCGCGGACAGCGGCACTGTGGCGCTCGGTTCGCCGGCAAAAACGGTGAGCATTCGCTCGCCGGTCGACGCGGTGCGCAACGGCATCGCCTTGATCACCGAGGATCGCAAGGGCGAAGGCCTGCTCCTGAGCCAGTCGATCAGCGCCAACATTGCCTTGGGCAACATGCCGGAAATTTCCAGCGGCGGGTTCGTCAACAACGGTGATGAAACGAAGCTCGCGCAGCGGCAGATCGACGCCATGCGCATCCGCAGTTCCAGCCCGACGCAGCTGGTGTCCGAGTTGTCCGGCGGTAATCAGCAAAAGGTGGTGATCGGACGCTGGCTTGAGCGCGACTGTTCGGTGCTGCTGTTCGACGAGCCGACTCGCGGTATCGATGTCGGCGCCAAGTTCGATATTTATGCCTTGCTCGGCGAACTGACCCGGCAGGGCAAGGCGCTGGTTGTGGTGTCCAGCGATTTGCGCGAGCTGATGCTGATCTGCGACCGCATCGGTGTGTTGTCGGCGGGACGTCTGATCGACACGTTCGAGCGCGACAGCTGGACCCAGGATGACTTGCTTGCCGCCG